Proteins co-encoded in one Nonlabens agnitus genomic window:
- a CDS encoding proline dehydrogenase family protein encodes MNKQFFEDTKTAFALKSNADLKKSRFIFSMMGQQWLVNLGSKLTMTGLKLGLPIKGLIRNTIFDQFCGGTTEDECMPIVENMYTKGVSSILDYSVEGKENEADFDSVVGKKLTLIHAAAVNEALPFEVVKPTGLGRFYIWQKVSEGKELTAPEQLEWERIVNRVDLLCKTAVDSEVMLLFDGEESWMQDAADALVRDMMQSYNKDKAYIYNTVQCYRWDRLQYIENLYQNAKANNFIAGAKIVRGAYMEKERERAEELNYPSPICKDKAATDQMFNDVMNFILDHLDTIKLCLGTHNEESTLAAMEFMKEKGVDPRSGDVWFGQLYGMSDNLTFNLAEADHNVFKILPFGPINDVMPYLIRRAQENTSVAGQVGRELNLINKEIKRRGI; translated from the coding sequence ATGAATAAGCAATTTTTTGAGGATACTAAGACGGCTTTTGCACTCAAGTCCAATGCTGATTTGAAAAAGTCGCGATTTATATTTTCCATGATGGGACAGCAGTGGCTGGTCAATCTAGGGTCAAAACTGACCATGACCGGATTGAAACTAGGTTTGCCCATCAAAGGACTGATTAGAAATACCATATTTGACCAATTTTGTGGCGGCACTACTGAAGATGAGTGTATGCCTATTGTTGAGAATATGTACACTAAAGGCGTAAGTTCCATTCTGGATTATTCTGTAGAAGGAAAAGAAAATGAAGCCGACTTTGATAGCGTTGTAGGTAAGAAGCTTACCTTGATTCACGCAGCGGCTGTTAATGAGGCATTACCCTTTGAAGTGGTCAAACCTACGGGACTTGGAAGATTTTACATCTGGCAAAAAGTGTCAGAAGGTAAGGAACTCACTGCACCAGAACAGCTGGAATGGGAACGAATCGTGAATAGAGTTGACCTACTTTGCAAAACGGCCGTAGATAGTGAAGTGATGCTCTTATTTGATGGCGAAGAAAGCTGGATGCAAGATGCAGCAGACGCCTTGGTTAGAGACATGATGCAGAGTTACAACAAGGATAAAGCATATATCTACAATACGGTACAATGTTACCGTTGGGACCGTTTGCAATACATTGAAAACCTTTATCAAAATGCCAAGGCGAATAATTTTATTGCTGGAGCAAAGATCGTGCGTGGTGCCTACATGGAAAAGGAACGAGAGCGAGCAGAAGAGCTCAATTATCCATCACCTATCTGTAAGGACAAAGCCGCTACTGATCAAATGTTCAACGATGTGATGAACTTTATTCTTGATCATTTAGATACCATCAAATTATGTCTGGGAACTCATAATGAAGAGAGCACGCTTGCGGCTATGGAGTTCATGAAAGAAAAAGGAGTGGATCCTAGAAGTGGCGATGTTTGGTTTGGTCAATTGTACGGTATGAGTGACAATCTCACATTCAATCTAGCTGAAGCAGATCATAATGTATTCAAGATATTGCCTTTTGGACCCATTAATGATGTGATGCCTTATTTGATAAGACGTGCCCAAGAAAATACTTCGGTGGCTGGTCAGGTAGGACGTGAACTGAATTTGATCAATAAAGAGATCAAACGACGCGGTATCTAA
- the lysA gene encoding diaminopimelate decarboxylase, whose protein sequence is MNAKDLLHVAQEHGSPVYVYDADTIVSQYERLTSAFAKVENLRIHYAVKALSNISILKLFKQLGAGLDTVSSQEVQLGIAAGVDPSKIIYTPNGVSLEEIEKVASMGVQINIDNLSILEQFGAKHPKVPVCVRINPHVMAGGNANISVGHIDSKFGISIHQIPHLLRIVENTGMTVNGVHMHTGSDILDIGVFLYATEILFETAAKFKDLEFIDFGSGFKVPYKEGDVSTDIEDLGEQLSGRFNEFCKSYGKDIALAFEPGKFLVSEAGHFLAQVNVIKQTTSTVFAGVDSGFNHLIRPMLYGSYHGIKNISNPEGKNRFYSVVGYICETDTFAQNRQISEISEGDILAFSNAGAYCYSMASNYNSRYRPAEVLWHNGQAHLIRERETMEDILKNQVEVELELNSDLVEA, encoded by the coding sequence ATGAATGCAAAAGATCTATTACATGTAGCGCAGGAACACGGTAGTCCTGTCTATGTCTATGATGCAGACACGATTGTGTCGCAGTATGAACGTTTGACGTCCGCTTTCGCGAAAGTGGAAAACCTTAGAATTCACTACGCTGTTAAGGCGTTGTCAAACATCTCGATCTTAAAGCTTTTTAAACAGTTAGGCGCCGGACTCGATACCGTGAGTTCACAGGAAGTACAGTTGGGAATCGCTGCTGGCGTGGACCCATCAAAGATTATCTACACGCCGAATGGCGTCTCTCTCGAAGAAATCGAGAAGGTGGCCAGTATGGGCGTGCAAATCAACATTGACAACCTATCGATTCTGGAACAATTTGGTGCGAAGCATCCCAAAGTTCCTGTTTGTGTGCGCATCAACCCACACGTGATGGCTGGTGGTAATGCTAACATAAGTGTAGGTCACATTGATTCAAAATTTGGTATTTCCATTCACCAGATACCGCATTTGTTGCGCATTGTAGAGAACACAGGAATGACCGTTAACGGTGTGCATATGCATACGGGTAGCGACATTCTGGACATAGGCGTATTCTTGTATGCCACCGAAATCCTTTTTGAAACGGCGGCCAAGTTCAAGGATTTGGAATTTATCGATTTTGGCTCTGGATTTAAGGTGCCTTATAAAGAAGGCGATGTATCTACAGACATTGAGGATCTAGGCGAGCAGTTATCGGGCAGATTCAATGAATTCTGCAAGTCCTATGGTAAAGATATCGCGCTGGCGTTTGAACCTGGAAAGTTTTTGGTTTCTGAAGCTGGACACTTTTTGGCTCAAGTCAATGTGATCAAGCAGACGACCAGCACGGTTTTCGCTGGTGTGGATTCTGGTTTTAATCACTTGATAAGACCTATGTTGTATGGTTCCTACCACGGCATCAAAAACATCTCTAATCCTGAAGGTAAAAATCGTTTCTACAGTGTGGTAGGTTATATATGTGAGACAGACACGTTTGCACAAAACCGTCAGATTAGTGAGATTAGTGAAGGTGATATTCTGGCATTCTCTAATGCTGGTGCCTACTGCTACTCTATGGCAAGCAACTACAACTCACGTTACCGTCCAGCAGAAGTGCTATGGCACAACGGCCAGGCGCACCTCATACGCGAGCGTGAAACCATGGAAGATATCTTAAAAAATCAGGTAGAAGTAGAATTAGAATTGAATTCTGATCTGGTTGAAGCTTAG
- the aroB gene encoding 3-dehydroquinate synthase, with protein MTSIINESYAIHFGEECYVQLNTYVTKKLPSIIIVLVDENTMQYCYAPFIAKLETVAPIEVIEIEAGEEFKNIDTCTGVWSALIELGCDRNSLFISLGGGVVTDLGGFVACTIKRGIDFIHVPTSLLAMVDASVGGKNGVDLGNLKNQIGVIQPPVMTLVDPTFLETLPQKQLRNGSFEMFKHGLIADRVYWENMLAIDFDYSDETFESLIYQSIIIKNDVVQSDPYEKDARKSLNYGHTVGHAIESFCMASDDHEDLLHGEAIAAGIMVESYLSTLNTGLSAADFNQIDSFYQSLNLELSFADKEIDQIISLMAHDKKNVNGEVRFVLLNAIGQYKTDCVVSVDQIRNGFKLYLK; from the coding sequence ATGACCTCAATTATCAATGAATCCTATGCCATACACTTTGGCGAGGAATGTTATGTACAACTCAATACGTACGTGACCAAAAAGTTGCCCAGCATCATTATTGTGTTGGTCGACGAGAATACCATGCAGTATTGTTACGCACCATTTATTGCAAAACTTGAAACGGTCGCTCCTATCGAGGTGATTGAAATTGAAGCTGGTGAAGAGTTCAAGAATATTGACACATGCACTGGTGTGTGGAGCGCGCTCATTGAACTGGGCTGTGATCGCAACAGTCTTTTTATAAGTCTGGGCGGCGGCGTGGTGACTGATCTAGGTGGTTTTGTGGCTTGTACCATCAAACGCGGTATTGACTTCATTCACGTTCCTACAAGCTTGCTGGCGATGGTGGACGCATCCGTTGGTGGGAAAAATGGTGTGGATTTGGGGAATTTGAAAAATCAGATAGGTGTGATACAACCACCAGTAATGACACTGGTGGATCCAACTTTTCTAGAAACCTTACCTCAAAAACAATTACGCAACGGTAGCTTTGAAATGTTTAAGCATGGCTTGATTGCAGATCGTGTGTATTGGGAAAATATGCTGGCGATTGATTTTGATTACAGCGACGAGACTTTTGAATCCTTGATCTATCAATCCATCATTATTAAAAATGATGTGGTACAAAGCGATCCCTATGAAAAGGATGCCCGTAAATCACTCAATTATGGACACACTGTGGGCCACGCAATTGAATCCTTTTGCATGGCAAGTGACGATCACGAAGATTTACTCCACGGTGAGGCGATCGCCGCAGGAATAATGGTTGAATCCTACTTGAGTACGCTTAACACTGGATTGTCTGCGGCAGATTTCAATCAGATTGACTCCTTTTACCAAAGTCTGAACTTGGAATTATCCTTCGCCGATAAAGAAATAGACCAAATTATCAGCCTCATGGCACATGACAAAAAGAACGTCAATGGCGAGGTCAGATTTGTACTTCTCAATGCCATAGGACAATACAAAACCGATTGTGTGGTCTCTGTAGATCAAATACGTAATGGATTTAAATTATACCTGAAATAA
- the sucC gene encoding ADP-forming succinate--CoA ligase subunit beta has translation MNLHEYQGKEILASYGVTVQRGKIATTPEEAVQAAKELTDETGTGWHVIKAQVHAGGRGKGGGVKLAKSLDDVKKISGEIIGMDLVTPQTSAEGKRVHQVLIAEDVYEPGEVEVEEFYMSVLLDRAQGKNMIMYSTEGGMDIETVAEETPHLIFTEIIDPAHGLQGFQARRIAFNLGLSGKAFKEMTKFVAKLYNAYVGSDSALFEINPVLKASDERIIAVDCKITLDENALFRHKDLEAMRDIREENPTEVEAREVGLNYVDLDGNVGCMVNGAGLAMATMDLIKQSGGEPANFLDVGGTADAKRVEEAFKIILKDKGVKAILVNIFGGIVRCDRVAQGIIDAKKSMGDAMNVPLIVRLQGTNAEIAKDLIDNSGMDVQSAIEFKEAADKVQAVLA, from the coding sequence ATGAATCTTCACGAATATCAAGGAAAAGAGATTTTAGCCAGTTATGGAGTTACCGTACAAAGAGGTAAAATCGCAACCACTCCAGAAGAAGCGGTTCAAGCGGCAAAAGAACTGACCGACGAAACAGGAACTGGATGGCACGTTATCAAGGCACAAGTACATGCTGGTGGACGTGGTAAAGGTGGTGGCGTAAAACTTGCCAAAAGCCTTGACGATGTGAAGAAAATCTCTGGAGAGATTATAGGAATGGACCTGGTAACACCACAAACTTCTGCAGAAGGGAAACGTGTACACCAAGTGCTTATCGCAGAGGATGTCTACGAGCCAGGCGAGGTAGAAGTAGAGGAATTCTACATGTCTGTACTCTTGGATCGTGCGCAAGGGAAAAACATGATCATGTATTCTACCGAAGGTGGTATGGATATCGAGACCGTTGCAGAGGAGACTCCGCACCTGATCTTCACTGAAATTATTGATCCGGCTCACGGCCTACAAGGTTTTCAAGCCAGACGCATCGCCTTCAATTTAGGTTTGAGCGGTAAGGCATTTAAAGAAATGACCAAATTTGTGGCGAAGCTTTACAACGCATACGTAGGGTCTGACAGTGCTTTGTTTGAGATCAACCCAGTATTGAAAGCCAGTGATGAGAGAATTATCGCTGTGGATTGTAAAATTACTTTGGATGAGAATGCATTGTTCCGTCACAAGGATCTTGAAGCGATGAGAGATATACGTGAAGAAAACCCAACTGAGGTGGAAGCACGTGAAGTAGGATTGAACTATGTTGACCTAGACGGTAACGTAGGTTGTATGGTAAATGGAGCTGGACTTGCTATGGCAACCATGGACTTGATCAAGCAATCTGGTGGTGAACCAGCTAACTTCCTAGATGTAGGTGGTACAGCAGATGCAAAAAGAGTAGAAGAGGCCTTCAAAATTATCTTGAAAGACAAAGGTGTGAAAGCTATTCTAGTCAACATCTTTGGTGGTATCGTACGCTGTGACCGTGTGGCGCAAGGAATTATCGATGCTAAGAAAAGTATGGGCGACGCGATGAATGTCCCATTGATCGTAAGACTACAAGGAACAAATGCCGAAATCGCAAAAGACTTGATCGATAACAGCGGCATGGACGTGCAGAGCGCTATCGAATTCAAAGAAGCAGCAGATAAAGTTCAAGCAGTACTCGCATAA